From Paraglaciecola sp. L1A13:
TTGCCTATGTCTCTTACCACTGAAATGGTTAATGAGTTTAATTTATTACTAAAGTTTCCAACGACCAGCCTAATGCAAGGATTGAAAGTTCACAACGACGCCGAGCCTGATGTCATTGCTGCGGCTAAACGTTTATTCGACAAAGGGATTATTACCTTACCTGATGGTGGTTATTTGACTGACCTCGGTCATGATTTAATTGAGCATGCACAAGTCGTACAATCTGCTTTAACGAGTTCATAACGCGTTTAGCGTTATATTAAAATAGCAATTAGGCAGTTTTGGGTTTATCAATTCTGACAACTGCCGATAATACTCATATGAGTCTCAGCTATTTGATATCACTATGATCTTATTCTTACCTAAAACGTCTCAATTTTCATTGTTTGCAATAATGCTAACTTTGCTTTCTGTTTGTTCACCTTTTAGCCGAGCGGCAGAAGAAATTAAAGCCGTACAGCTTTATTCTCAGGATGAATTATTACGCTTGATCCATCGGAATGAACACTTAACGCAAGTGGTATTAGATGACTGCCAACTGGTACAAGATATCGAAGCTAGAGCGCAGACACTAAAAATACCGGCTTATCAGTTTTTGTGGGGAGACATGCTGGCCTGGGGCGTGTGTGTCACTGCTGACCCTGAGCGAGGTATTAATTTTATGCGCCAAGCGGCAGATCAAGGTTTGGCTGAAGGGCTAGAGCAATTAGGTCGGTATTACGCTCAAGGTAAATTGGTTCAGCAAGATAAAGAGCGAGCAGTCGTATTTTTGCGTGAAGCATCTATGTTAGGTAATCAAAAGGCGCAAATTGAGCTGGTGGAATTATTCCTAGATGGTTACGGCAGTCCTTATGATTATGAAGATGCTTATCATTGGTTGTATAACGCAATTACTAACAATAAAAAAACGCATCAAAAAATTACGAGTTGCTTAACTAAGTTAGAAAAGCTGATGCATCCTAAAGCTGTACGTAAAGCAAAACGTCCATTGGACACCTAAGTCACTTAACTTTAATTCCCACTCTTTATTGCATATAGATTCACTTGCGTCCCTTTGTGGTCAATAAAGCGTTTTTAATTGCGTCAGCTTCGTTATACTAGTCGCATAATTTACCTTACATGGAAACGCCATCACTTATATGAGCGACGATCCCTTTTACCAGCGCGAGAAAGAAAAATACGAAAACCCAGTAGCTAGCCGAGAATATTTACTGCAAATGCTTACTGACGCTAAAAAGCCGTTATCCTTTCTTGAATTTTGTCATCTATTAAATGCCGAAGATGAAGATAGCCGTATTGGTATTCAACGTCGTTTGCGAGCAATGGAGCGTGAAGGGCAAATCGAATTCAATCGTGATAAAAAATACGCCAAACTTAAATTAGAAGAGCTGATTCAGGGGCGTGTTATTGGCCACAGGGATGGGTTTGGTTTTTTAAAGCGTGATGATGGCGAAAAAGATTTATTTATTCATAACGCACAAATGTCTACCGTATTGCATGGTGATATTGTGCTGGTCAAAGAAAGTGGTACTGATAATCGTGGTCGCCGTGAAGCGCGTATCGCCAAAATTATTGAACCTCGCAGTGAACCTATAGTTGGGCGTTATTTTTTTGAAAATGGTGTCGGTATGGTTATCCCTGATGACAGCCGAATAAATCATGAAATTACCATCCCTCCAGAGTATGTAAACGGCGCTCGCCAAGGGTTCATCGTAGTGGTGGAAATTGTTCAGCGACCTAGACGTCGTGTAAATGCAATCGGTAAAGTAATAGAAGTTTTGGGTGAGCATATGGCTCCGGGCATGGAAATCGACATGGCGTTGAGAACGTTTGATATTCCTCATGACTGGCCAAAAGGTGTCACCAAACAGATTCAAGATCTCAATGAAGAAGTGCCGGAAGAAGCAAAAGCAAATCGCATAGATTTACGCCAATTACCTCTAGTAACCATTGACGGGGCAGATGCCCGTGATTTTGATGATGCAGTATTTTGTGAACCCCTCGACGACGGTGGTTGGCAATTGTGGGTGGCGATTGCTGATGTTAGTTATTACGTGCGACCAGGTACAGCCCTTGATAGCGAAGCTCAAAATCGTGGTAACTCGGTGTATTTTCCTGAGCAAGTTATTCCTATGCTCCCGGAAGTCTTATCTAACGGCCTATGTTCATTAAATCCTCAGGTTGACCGTTTGTGCATGGTATGCGAAATGACTGTCAGTTCAAATGGCGACTTAGTAGAGCACCAATTCTATGAAGCTGTGATGAATTCCAAAGCACGTCTGACCTATACAAAAGTGTGGGACCTCTTGAAGGATGAAGAAGCGCAAGCCAACCCAGAGTTGCATAAGCGTTATGCTGAGCAAGTACCACATTTAAAGAATTTACATGATATGTACCGTACGCTAAAGCGTAGACGCAGTCAGCGTGGTGCGATCGAGTTTGAAACTCAAGAAAGTAAGTTTGTGTTTAATGCCCAGCGCAAGATTGACACAATTGTGGCTGTGACCCGTAATGATGCACATAAACTGATCGAAGAATGTATGATTTTGGCAAATGTGGCTGCGGCAACAACTTTGTCGAAGCAAAAAGCAGAGGCGCTTTACCGCATTCATGATGAACCGGACGCTGATCGCTTAACTGCATTTTTATCTTATCTTGCTGAGGTGGGAATTACCCATCATATTAGCAAAGATGCATCGCCCCAAGAGTTCACTGAAGTGATCAATAAAATTCAGGGTCGAGCTGATCAAGAGCTAATTCAAACTATGTTGCTGCGTTCAATGAAGCAAGCTGTATATAGCCATGAAAATATCGGGCATTTCGGATTGGCGCTAGACGCATATGCACATTTTACTTCACCTATTCGTCGCTATCCTGATTTGGTTGTACATCGGGCGTTAAAAGCAACCATAGATAAAAAACAGCAGCGTAAAAGTAAAACTGGTGGCAAAGCATATTCAGCAGAAGAAGTAGAAACGTTAGGTGAGCAATGCTCAATGACGGAGCGACGTGCTGATGATGCTACGCGAGATGTATCTGATTGGCTCAAGTGCGAGTTTATGCTCGACCACGTTGGTGATACGTTCGAGGGTGTGATTGCTTCAGTGACTAGCTTTGGTTTCTTTGTACGTTTAAGTGAATTTCATATCGACGGTCTATTGCATATCTCTGCACTGGATAACGACTTTTATCACTTTGATGAAACCAAACAACATTTGGCGGGTGAAAACTCAGGTCTTGTTTATCGCTTAGGTGACCTTCTCGAAGTAAAAGTTGCCGGCGTGAACCTAGACGAGCGAAAAATTGATTTTGTGTTAGCCAATGCACCGCCTAAAGGTAGAGGCACGAAACGCGGAACTAAAAAGTCTTCGTCAGGCAAAAAAGGTGCACCAGCTAAGGGGAGTCCAGTATCTAAGGCTGCTGCTGAATCTTCAAATGCGAAAGGAGGCGTTAAAGCGAACCCAACCAAGAAGAAGCCGCGTACTCGACGC
This genomic window contains:
- a CDS encoding tetratricopeptide repeat protein; this encodes MLTLLSVCSPFSRAAEEIKAVQLYSQDELLRLIHRNEHLTQVVLDDCQLVQDIEARAQTLKIPAYQFLWGDMLAWGVCVTADPERGINFMRQAADQGLAEGLEQLGRYYAQGKLVQQDKERAVVFLREASMLGNQKAQIELVELFLDGYGSPYDYEDAYHWLYNAITNNKKTHQKITSCLTKLEKLMHPKAVRKAKRPLDT
- a CDS encoding TIGR02647 family protein — its product is MSLTTEMVNEFNLLLKFPTTSLMQGLKVHNDAEPDVIAAAKRLFDKGIITLPDGGYLTDLGHDLIEHAQVVQSALTSS
- the rnr gene encoding ribonuclease R; its protein translation is MSDDPFYQREKEKYENPVASREYLLQMLTDAKKPLSFLEFCHLLNAEDEDSRIGIQRRLRAMEREGQIEFNRDKKYAKLKLEELIQGRVIGHRDGFGFLKRDDGEKDLFIHNAQMSTVLHGDIVLVKESGTDNRGRREARIAKIIEPRSEPIVGRYFFENGVGMVIPDDSRINHEITIPPEYVNGARQGFIVVVEIVQRPRRRVNAIGKVIEVLGEHMAPGMEIDMALRTFDIPHDWPKGVTKQIQDLNEEVPEEAKANRIDLRQLPLVTIDGADARDFDDAVFCEPLDDGGWQLWVAIADVSYYVRPGTALDSEAQNRGNSVYFPEQVIPMLPEVLSNGLCSLNPQVDRLCMVCEMTVSSNGDLVEHQFYEAVMNSKARLTYTKVWDLLKDEEAQANPELHKRYAEQVPHLKNLHDMYRTLKRRRSQRGAIEFETQESKFVFNAQRKIDTIVAVTRNDAHKLIEECMILANVAAATTLSKQKAEALYRIHDEPDADRLTAFLSYLAEVGITHHISKDASPQEFTEVINKIQGRADQELIQTMLLRSMKQAVYSHENIGHFGLALDAYAHFTSPIRRYPDLVVHRALKATIDKKQQRKSKTGGKAYSAEEVETLGEQCSMTERRADDATRDVSDWLKCEFMLDHVGDTFEGVIASVTSFGFFVRLSEFHIDGLLHISALDNDFYHFDETKQHLAGENSGLVYRLGDLLEVKVAGVNLDERKIDFVLANAPPKGRGTKRGTKKSSSGKKGAPAKGSPVSKAAAESSNAKGGVKANPTKKKPRTRRSKAKGATESKPGTKSRRSTVSKGSK